From Bacteroidales bacterium, a single genomic window includes:
- a CDS encoding T9SS type A sorting domain-containing protein, producing the protein MKKILLLSVLFTASIICLSQTKFRSGIFLHHSTGGCIWGPNGSSTSIPQEMTAYNIVHSYTGGNAVSMTEEWWSPSDNEWSTQHNFFEDPSPVTGIGYYTPNNKIVVIKSCFPSSDMSGMGNASDTNSPTTKSMYNYKWHWRHIVEAMSKHPDNFFVIWTNAPLVAGATNSSAASLSKNFCKWAKDTLANGLDPVVGAFPSNIYVFDFFSKLTDANGYLQSQYAASSSDSHPNSAATALVAPQFVNEIFDAAIAYELLSDVNNNNIDAVSIYPNPNNGTFYINGNIENTYLKIFNLTGNLIYEKNNFNFSNPVKLDCIINGVYFIAIETPNKAYHSSVIIQK; encoded by the coding sequence ATGAAAAAAATTTTATTATTATCAGTTTTGTTTACAGCTTCAATTATTTGTTTATCTCAAACAAAGTTCCGAAGCGGAATATTTTTACATCATTCAACCGGTGGCTGTATTTGGGGACCAAATGGTTCTTCAACAAGCATACCTCAGGAAATGACGGCATATAACATTGTTCATTCATACACAGGAGGTAATGCTGTTAGCATGACAGAGGAATGGTGGTCACCATCAGATAATGAATGGTCAACACAACATAATTTTTTTGAAGACCCAAGTCCTGTAACTGGTATTGGTTATTACACTCCAAACAACAAAATTGTTGTAATAAAATCATGTTTCCCTTCTTCTGATATGAGTGGCATGGGAAATGCATCCGATACAAATTCTCCCACAACAAAATCAATGTATAATTACAAATGGCACTGGAGGCATATCGTAGAAGCAATGAGTAAACATCCGGATAACTTTTTTGTAATCTGGACAAATGCTCCGCTTGTGGCGGGAGCAACTAATTCATCTGCTGCTTCATTATCTAAAAATTTCTGCAAATGGGCAAAAGATACTCTTGCAAATGGACTTGACCCTGTTGTCGGTGCATTTCCTTCAAATATTTATGTTTTCGATTTTTTTTCAAAACTTACTGATGCTAATGGATACCTGCAAAGTCAGTACGCTGCAAGCAGCAGCGACAGTCATCCGAATTCAGCGGCAACTGCATTGGTGGCACCTCAGTTTGTAAATGAAATATTCGATGCCGCCATTGCTTACGAATTATTAAGTGATGTTAATAATAATAATATTGATGCTGTTTCCATTTACCCTAATCCGAATAATGGAACTTTTTACATTAATGGAAATATTGAAAACACATATTTAAAAATATTTAATTTAACTGGAAATCTCATTTATGAAAAAAATAATTTTAATTTTTCAAACCCTGTTAAGCTTGATTGCATAATAAATGGGGTTTATTTTATAGCAATTGAAACTCCCAATAAAGCTTATCATTCATCCGTTATAATTCAGAAATAA
- a CDS encoding CBS domain-containing protein, with protein MPAVKTFYLSNIINSKIYSSTHKVIGKLTDIIVDISFKRPKLVAAKVKLHNKTKMLDIEYFNIYKKRNHYFLKCNKIDEVDVKHDNFLFLAKHILDKQIVDMDDKKVERVNDIRFAILSTGTFVIAVDVGIEGLLRRLGIARPVNKILKPAGINIPSDFILWDDVEAINYHHLGIKLSKPLSKLSTLHPSDIADIIEDLDRNTQLALFSSLDEEKAADVLEELEPEAQVSLIENLSTEKAADVLEKMPADEAADLLDDMEEEKVEELLSEMKTDASEEVRELMKYDEDVVGSLMTTDFIHFRENYTVSETIDMLRKLKPEPATIYSLFVLDKHEKLLATVSLRDLIVSESETKLKQIMNENINFVHDTDNTNILAEMISKYNLLAVPVVNKKMKMLGVVIVDDVLDKLMED; from the coding sequence ATGCCAGCAGTTAAAACATTTTATTTAAGCAACATCATAAACAGCAAGATTTATTCTTCTACTCATAAAGTTATTGGAAAACTTACCGATATTATTGTTGATATAAGTTTCAAAAGGCCTAAGCTTGTTGCCGCAAAAGTTAAGTTGCACAATAAAACAAAAATGCTCGACATTGAGTATTTTAATATTTATAAAAAAAGAAACCATTATTTTCTAAAATGCAATAAGATTGACGAAGTTGATGTAAAACATGATAATTTCCTTTTTCTTGCCAAACATATTCTCGACAAGCAGATAGTTGACATGGATGATAAAAAAGTTGAAAGAGTCAATGATATCAGGTTTGCAATATTATCTACGGGAACTTTCGTTATTGCTGTTGATGTTGGTATCGAAGGTCTTTTGCGAAGATTAGGAATAGCAAGACCTGTTAATAAAATTCTGAAACCTGCAGGGATAAATATTCCGAGTGATTTTATTTTATGGGATGATGTTGAAGCCATAAATTATCATCATCTGGGAATTAAATTATCAAAACCATTATCGAAATTATCTACACTTCACCCTTCTGATATTGCAGACATTATCGAAGACCTCGACCGAAATACACAGCTTGCTTTATTCTCATCCTTAGATGAAGAAAAAGCGGCTGATGTATTAGAAGAACTTGAACCCGAAGCTCAGGTTAGTCTTATAGAAAATCTTTCTACCGAAAAAGCAGCAGATGTTTTGGAAAAAATGCCTGCCGATGAAGCAGCCGATTTGCTTGATGACATGGAAGAAGAAAAAGTTGAAGAACTCCTCAGCGAAATGAAAACCGATGCGTCGGAAGAAGTTCGTGAATTAATGAAATACGATGAAGATGTTGTTGGTAGCTTGATGACTACCGATTTTATTCACTTTCGTGAAAATTATACGGTAAGTGAAACCATAGATATGCTTCGTAAATTGAAACCTGAACCAGCAACAATTTATTCTCTTTTTGTACTTGATAAGCATGAAAAATTACTTGCAACAGTTTCCCTTAGGGATTTAATAGTTTCTGAGTCTGAAACAAAACTTAAACAAATTATGAATGAAAATATAAATTTTGTGCACGATACTGACAATACAAATATACTGGCTGAAATGATTTCAAAATATAACCTGCTTGCTGTTCCTGTTGTTAATAAAAA